From a region of the Triticum aestivum cultivar Chinese Spring chromosome 7D, IWGSC CS RefSeq v2.1, whole genome shotgun sequence genome:
- the LOC123167411 gene encoding DNA-directed RNA polymerases IV and V subunit 2 — protein sequence MEEPETNLDQQSPNGPDTEIDVTDFMVLDCDEEGRFYVKQDAKGEQKPSGGLSPMDVDLKGIPSVVDEGKLKSSSDPSAQVPIDFNIESLEKFCKEAARSFFTEKGLISHQINSYNDFISHGLQELVDSLGEITVEPDYDPSKSVGDWRHATVKFGRVELEKPTFWADNSELDEQKLRLKPVHARLQNMTYSSKMNVEMTVQVYSLNQSDKSKTGKDPYIQKKLILSPETKWVTIGRLPVMVKSSLCWLYEHQETECQFDYGGYFLIKGTEKAFIAEEGRCLSRIWVTNSPSWDASYLSQIRREKIYVKLVPSKENDGFHKVISLSFLGATMPIWIMFFALGVSSDKEAFDMIDIQDCDASLVNILSATIRQSHEQCEGFRGGGRARQYVDEYIRKTKFPPEESFDGYVGRYLFPEVSDNRCKALFLGYMMKCLLMAYCGRRKCDNKDDFRNKRLDLACQLLRRELWGHLRHAARHMVKVMQKHLSGDGDLQVLDQYVDASIITNGLNRAFSTGSWCHPYKYGRCSGIVATLRRTNPLQMMSDMRKTRQLSAYWGSAGDARYPNPSYWGKLCFMSTPDGEKCGFVKNLAASAVVSSVMRKPLIDLFVSCGMKKLDEVLVQEIGGTEKIFLNGDLVGVSAYPGEFVTNLRNMRRSKQIDPQVEIKRDKLHKEVRVFSDAGRILRPLLIVENLKSIAKPNGGSYSFQQLMDQNIIELIGAEEEEDIQCACGIKDLFSGDQKEGLLYYSHCELDPSFLLGLSCGIIPFVNHNAAKRVLMQAEKLSQQAIGYSPTNSQYRVDTLFHQMYYPQRPLFKTVLSDCLGKRGLTRPEYFNGQNAIVSVNVHQGFNQEDSLVFNRASLERGMFRTLHFKSYKAQIENKEVTRRLKHREKIDFGKTQSKKGRVDSLDIDGLPYVGASLQTGDIVIGKVSESGEDHSRKLMHTERGMVDKVVLSANDDGKNSAVVTLRQVRQPCVGDKFASMHGQKGVVGLVDSQENFPFTCQGIVPDIVINPHGFPTRQTPGQLLEAALGKGIALGGLSKFATPFTTPSVDVITEQLHKAGFSRWGGESVLNGHNGERMRSLVFMGPTYYQRLTHMAEDKVKLRNTGPVHPLTRQPVVDRKRFGGVKFGEMERDCLLAHGATANLHERLFTLSDVSQLHICQVCERVANVVLRPVEGGRKVHGPYCGFCKSAENILRIKVPYGAKLLYQELFSMGICLKFETEAS from the exons ATGGAAGAGCCGGAAACGAACCTCGATCAGCAGTCACCAAATGGACCAGATACTGAGATCGATGTCACGGATTTCATGGTTTTGGATTGCGACGAGGAAGGCAGGTTTTATGTAAAACAGGATGCAAAAGGGGAGCAGAAACCATCTGGAGGGCTGTCTCCTATGGATGTGGATTTGAAAGGAATACCTTCTGTGGTAGATGAAGGGAAACTGAAGTCTTCTTCAGACCCAAGTGCGCAAGTACCAATTGACTTCAATATTGAAAGCCTGGAGAAGTTTTGTAAAGAAGCGGCACGATCATTCTTCACTGAAAAAGGACTCATCAGCCATCAGATAAACTCTTACAATGATTTTATCTCCCATGGGCTACAAGAGCTCGTTGATTCTCTAGGGGAAATAACTGTTGAACCTGATTATGATCCTTCAAAGAGTGTAGGTGACTGGAGACATGCAACCGTTAAGTTTGGCAGAGTGGAGCTTGAGAAGCCGACGTTTTGGGCTGACAACAGTGAGCTCGATGAGCAGAAACTCAGACTGAAGCCTGTACATGCTCGCCTTCAGAACATGACATATTCTTCTAAGATGAATGTAGAAATGACTGTTCAG GTTTATTCACTCAATCAAAGCGACAAATCAAAAACTGGGAAGGATCCATATATCCAGAAGAAACTTATATTGTCTCCAGAAACTAAATGGGTCACCATCGGCAGGTTACCTGTCATGGTGAAGTCAAGTTTGTGCTGGCTGTATGAACATCAGGAAACTGAATGCCAGTTTGATTATGGTGGATACTTTCTGATCAAGGGAACCGAAAAG GCATTTATTGCTGAAGAAGGGAGATGCTTATCCAGGATTTGGGTCACTAACTCCCCGAGTTGGGATGCTTCTTACTTGTCTCAAATAAGACGAGAAAAGATATATGTTAAACTTGTTCCGTCTAAAGAGAATGATGGTTTCCATAAAGTCATTAGTCTCTCCTTCTTGGGTGCGACTATGCCAATATGGATAATGTTTTTTGCACTAGGTGTATCATCAGATAAGGAAGCTTTTGATATGATCGACATACAAGATTGTGATGCTTCTTTGGTCAACATATTATCAGCAACTATAAGACAATCTCATGAACAATGTGAAGGCTTCCGCGGAGGAGGTAGAGCCCGTCAATATGTTGATGAGTATATCAGGAAAACGAAGTTCCCGCCAGAAGAATCCTTCGATGGGTATGTTGGTAGATATCTGTTTCCTGAAGTCAGTGACAATAGGTGCAAAGCACTTTTCTTGGGTTACATGATGAAATGCCTGCTAATGGCCTACTGTGGCCGTCGGAAATGTGATAATAAGGATGATTTCCGTAACAAGAGGCTAGATCTAGCATGTCAGCTGCTCCGTAGAGAACTTTGGGGTCATCTTAGGCATGCAGCGAGACACATGGTCAAGGTAATGCAGAAGCATCTGAGTGGTGATGGTGACTTACAAGTTCTCGATCAGTATGTTGATGCCTCAATTATTACCAATGGTCTGAACCGTGCCTTCTCCACCGGTTCCTGGTGCCACCCATATAAATATGGAAGGTGCTCAGGGATTGTTGCAACCCTTAGAAGAACAAATCCGCTTCAAATGATGTCGGACATGAGAAAGACAAGACAATTGTCTGCATACTGGGGAAGTGCTGGAGATGCTAGATATCC GAATCCCTCCTACTGGGGTAAATTATGTTTCATGTCCACTCCTGATGGTGAAAAATGTGGATTTGTGAAGAACCTAGCTGCCAGTGCTGTGGTTAGCTCTGTGATGAGGAAGCCTTTGATTGACTTATTTGTCTCTTGTGGAATGAAGAAACTAGATGAAGTTCTTGTACAAGAGATTGGCGGTACAGAAAAGATCTTCTTGAATGGAGATTTGGTTGGTGTGAGTGCATACCCAGGCGAATTTGTTACGAATCTAAGAAATATGAGACGCAGCAAGCAAATTGATCCACAG GTGGAAATCAAAAGGGACAAGCTACATAAAGAAGTTCGTGTCTTTTCTGATGCGGGGAGAATTCTAAGACCACTTCTTATAGTTGAAAATCTTAAAAGCATCGCTAAACCGAATGGTGGATCATACTCGTTTCAGCAACTTATGGACCAAAATATAATTGAACTGATTGGTGCTGAAGAGGAGGAGGATATCCAATGTGCTTGTGGAATTAAGGATCTCTTTTCAGGGGACCAAAAAGAGGGTCTTTTGTACTATAGCCATTGTGAGCTCGACCCTTCTTTCTTGCTAGGGTTGAGCTGTGGTATCATTCCCTTTGTCAACCACAATGCTGCTAAGAGAGTTTTGATGCAAGCTGAAAAACTATCACAACAGGCTATTGGCTACTCGCCTACAAATTCTCAGTATAGAGTCGATACCCTTTTTCATCAAATGTACTATCCACAGAGACCCCTGTTCAAAACTGTATTATCTGACTGTCTTGGTAAGAGAGGCCTTACTAGACCAGAGTATTTCAATGGCCAAAATGCAATAGTTTCAGTCAATGTTCATCAGGGATTTAACCAAGAAGACTCCCTGGTATTTAATAGGGCTTCGTTAGAGCGTGGCATGTTCCGGACACTTCATTTCAAGAGCTACAAAGCACAGATAGAAAACAAAGAGGTGACCAGAAGACTCAAACACAGGGAAAAAATTGACTTTGGAAAAACCCAAAGCAAGAAAGGACGTGTTGACAGTCTGGATATCGATGGATTACCATATGTTGGAGCCAGTCTTCAAACTGGCGACATTGTCATTGGGAAGGTCTCAGAGTCTGGTGAAGATCATAGTAGGAAGCTTATGCATACTGAAAGAGGGATGGTGGACAAGGTTGTTCTTTCAGCTAATGATGATGGGAAGAACTCTGCAGTTGTTACTCTAAGACAG GTTCGCCAACCTTGTGTTGGAGACAAGTTCGCCAGCATGCATGGCCAGAAAGGAGTTGTTGGTCTTGTGGATTCTCAGGAGAACTTCCCATTTACGTGCCAAGGAATAGTTCCAGATATCGTGATAAATCCACATGGCTTTCCAACTCGCCAAACTCCTGGTCAGCTGCTTGAGGCTGCATTGGGCAAGGGAATAGCACTTGGTGGGTTGTCCAAATTTGCAACGCCATTTACCACTCCGTCTGTGGACGTGATCACGGAGCAATTGCACAA GGCTGGGTTTTCAAGGTGGGGAGGCGAGAGCGTTCTGAATGGCCACAACGGTGAAAGGATGAGATCTTTGGTGTTCATGGGGCCAACCTACTATCAGAGGCTGACTCACATGGCCGAGGACAAGGTGAAGTTGCGCAACACCGGGCCGGTGCACCCGCTCACGAGGCAGCCAGTGGTGGACAGGAAGAGGTTCGGTGGTGTCAAGTTCGGGGAGATGGAGCGTGACTGCCTCCTCGCTCATGGCGCCACTGCCAACCTCCATGAGCGGCTCTTCACGCTCAGCGACGTGTCCCAGCTGCACATCTGCCAGGTGTGTGAGCGGGTGGCGAACGTGGTCTTGAGGCCCGTCGAAGGGGGGAGGAAGGTCCACGGCCCCTACTGTGGCTTCTGCAAGTCCGCGGAGAACATACTCCGGATCAAGGTGCCCTACGGCGCAAAGCTGCTCTACCAGGAGCTCTTCAGCATGGGGATCTGCCTCAAGTTCGAGACCGAGGCCAGTTAG